aaaaaaaaaaattgatcaggataaatatttataaatatattcaatataacgattaaataatatatatatataatataagacttttttttttatttttttatttttttttttttattttttattttttttatttttttttctattttttgtgtgcttgttatatttttttattcgttttattatgaaatatGGACAAGTTGTTGTCGGTCCTGCGGGTAGTGGGAAGAGTAATTATTGTAAGCTGATGAAAGAATTTATGAGAATAAAAAAGCGTAATTGTTATGTAGTAAATTTGGATAGTGCATGtgaagaatattattatgaaaggAAGAAGAAGCCTATAAATACAACAtcaaatatagaaaaagaattgaatgattattatgataCAATATATGATATAGATATAAGAAATTATGTAGAAGTAAATAGTTTAATGGAAGAACAACAATTAGGACCTAATTGTGCATTATTAAGAAGtgtagaaatattatatgagaattcttatttattagaagatgaattaaataattatgatgatgatgataattattttattattgatACACCTGGACAAATTgaattatatacacatacagattattttaaaaagattttaaatatatttactgatcaaaatataagattaattattgtttttttaattgatatatcatttattagTTCCAATACAAAACTTTTATCGGCATATCTTACAAGTTTATCTACTATGATAAATTTTGAACTAcctcatattaatatattaaataaatgtgatttattaattagtaagaattattatcatgaatttaataattttaaacatagaaataattttttttatcaaaaagaattatataaaaaaattaacaaaaaattattatattataaaaatcaaCCCTCatatgaaaaagataatTCACAAGAAAATCATCatcttaataataaaaacaaacataatttaaatcatatcaaaaataattatcataatttaaatataactaATCAAGAACAAGacaaaaataattatcatgaTGATAAAACATTTCTTGAAGAAAtagaattttttaataatacaaaatcaTTTAAAGATGAATATGTTTTATGGTCAGATGTTGAAAATACAAGTGTATCAAGTTATTCATCATATAATTccaatcaaaaaaataataatcattcaATTTATAATTCAtcagatgaaaataaaagtgTCCTATCAGATGAATGTGAAGaaactatatataaaaaaaattatgaaaaattaaatgatattcTTTCATTAGATCCTcatgatataataattacag
This region of Plasmodium sp. gorilla clade G2 genome assembly, chromosome: 13 genomic DNA includes:
- a CDS encoding nucleolar preribosomal associated cytoplasmic ATPase, putative; translated protein: MKYGQVVVGPAGSGKSNYCKLMKEFMRIKKRNCYVVNLDSACEEYYYERKKKPINTTSNIEKELNDYYDTIYDIDIRNYVEVNSLMEEQQLGPNCALLRSVEILYENSYLLEDELNNYDDDDNYFIIDTPGQIELYTHTDYFKKILNIFTDQNIRLIIVFLIDISFISSNTKLLSAYLTSLSTMINFELPHINILNKCDLLISKNYYHEFNNFKHRNNFFYQKELYKKINKKLLYYKNQPSYEKDNSQENHHLNNKNKHNLNHIKNNYHNLNITNQEQDKNNYHDDKTFLEEIEFFNNTKSFKDEYVLWSDVENTSVSSYSSYNSNQKNNNHSIYNSSDENKSVLSDECEETIYKKNYEKLNDILSLDPHDIIITANKCMSKKYYKLNNAFANIIEDFNLVSFLPLNIYDDDNVDFIINSIDMIIQYGEDKDVNDNYDMGS